One segment of Drosophila ananassae strain 14024-0371.13 chromosome 3R, ASM1763931v2, whole genome shotgun sequence DNA contains the following:
- the LOC6497218 gene encoding T-box protein H15: MLVGSHPYLCNGVLPPAVNAGPANTAAATVAASATTTTPASKSAAGSATDFSIAAIMAREDASSRESSIRSASPISVEDEVDVDVVDCSDAEEPPTKARRLNHHQHHHHNNNNNNNVTHKSRNSAGAVTPVAAAPSESQLNTSSTSSQGRCSTPPQSPGTEDSEERLTPEPVQKAPKIVGSCNCDDLKPVQCHLETKELWDRFHELGTEMIITKTGRRMFPTVRVSFSGPLRQIQPADRYAVLLDIIPMDSKRYRYAYHRSAWLVAGKADPAPPARLYAHPDSPFSCEALRKQVISFEKVKLTNNEMDKNGQIVLNSMHRYQPRIHLVRLSHGQSIPANPKELQDLDHKTYVFPETVFTAVTAYQNQLITKLKIDSNPFAKGFRDSSRLTDFDRDPMEALLLEQQLRSPLRLFPDPLMQQFAAQQGDPASMALFEKARQHLQMFGGNSPYAQLMMPQMYQAAAAAAGPPPPPPGLGAFHMFQQQWPQLTAGFLASANQQAAAAQAAAQAQAQAQAAAAAAAMAANRTPPPPPTASTPSSTSSGSPSPDMRPRQFQRFSPYQLPGGQGPPPSAAGSPPAMPLSRSPAH; encoded by the exons ATGCTGGTCGGTTCGCATCCCTATCTGTGCAACGGCGTCCTGCCACCTGCCGTTAACGCTGGCCCCGCCAACACAGCCGCCGCCACAGTGGCAGCGAGCGCCACAACAACAACGCCGGCGAGCAAAAGTGCCGCCGGCTCGGCAACAGACTTCTCCATTGCGGCGATCATGGCCCGGGAGGATGCTTCCAGTCGGGAGTCCTCCATTCGCAGTGCAA GTCCAATTTCCGTGGAGGATGAGGTTGACGTTGATGTGGTCGACTGCAGCGATGCTGAGGAGCCGCCAACCAAGGCTCGTCGCCTAAACCACcatcagcaccaccaccacaacaacaataataacaacaatgtGACTCACAAAAGCCGAAACAGCGCCGGCGCCGTGACTCCAGTGGCAGCCGCTCCATCCGAGTCGCAGCTCAACACCagctccaccagcagccaAGGACGCTGCTCCACACCGCCCCAGTCCCCGGGAACGGAGGACAGCGAGGAGCGGCTGACGCCAGAGCCCGTCCAGAAGGCACCCAAAATTGTTGGCTCCTGCAATTGCGACGACCTGAAGCCGGTGCAGTGCCATCTGGAGACGAAAGAGCTGTGGGATCGCTTTCACGAATTGGGCACCGAGATGATCATCACCAAAACGGGCAG ACGCATGTTCCCCACTGTGCGAGTGAGCTTCTCCGGTCCGCTGAGGCAGATCCAGCCCGCCGATCGCTACGCCGTGCTGCTGGACATTATTCCCATGGACTCGAAGCGATATCGGTACGCCTACCACCGATCCGCTTGGCTGGTGGCCGGCAAGGCGGACCCCGCCCCACCCGCACGCCTCTACGCCCATCCCGACAGCCCCTTCAGCTGCGAGGCTCTCCGCAAACAAGTTATCTCCTTCGAGAAGGTGAAGCTGACTAATAACGAAATGGATAAGAACGGACAG ATCGTTCTGAACTCCATGCACCGCTACCAGCCCCGAATCCACTTGGTCCGTCTCAGCCATGGCCAGAGCATTCCGGCCAACCCCAAGGAACTGCAGGACCTGGACCACAAGACCTACGTCTTCCCGGAGACTGTCTTTACGGCTGTGACCGCGTACCAGAACCAGCTGATCACCAAGCTGAAGATCGACTCGAATCCGTTCGCCAAGGGCTTTCGCGACTCGTCCCGCCTCACCGACTTCGACCGCGATCCCATGGAGGCGCTGCTCCTGGAGCAGCAGCTGCGCTCCCCGCTCCGCCTGTTCCCCGATCCCCTGATGCAGCAGTTCGCCGCCCAGCAGGGTGATCCCGCCTCGATGGCCCTTTTCGAGAAGGCGCGCCAGCACCTTCAGATGTTCGGCGGCAACTCCCCGTACGCCCAGCTGATGATGCCGCAGATGTACcaggcggcggcagcggcggccgGACCCCCGCCACCACCCCCCGGGCTGGGGGCCTTCCACATGTTCCAGCAGCAGTGGCCGCAGCTTACCGCCGGCTTCTTGGCGAGCGCCAATCAGCAGGCCGCCGCCGCTCAAGCAGCCGCCCAAGCGCAGGCGCAGGCCCaggccgcagcagcagcagcggcgatGGCCGCCAACCGCACGCCCCCGCCTCCACCGACGGCGTCCACGCCCTCATCCACATCCTCCGGATCGCCGTCACCCGATATGCGACCCCGCCAGTTCCAGCGGTTCAGTCCCTACCAACTGCCCGGTGGTCAGGGGCCGCCGCCCTCGGCTGCCGGTTCTCCGCCGGCAATGCCGCTTTCGCGCAGCCCCGCCCACTAG
- the LOC6497219 gene encoding membrane metallo-endopeptidase-like 1, with protein sequence MGARTCIYFLLLLGTLNLAASSDLNERILKSITAYVNATADPCDDFYQYIGGDNRKSHKTPYTNQIGEISERYIQRLVPIFEDLRQRKFIDPLGVEEKLWRFYKSCVRSINATGSERAYLNLVPPAKKLQWPQFYPSSREWPSDDFNFMTTLANLRNFALNDVFFNVHVMGNYYHNNREVVTINAPEMNELFPLPSETSLKELLIRLDFSLLRATYLAKSICRLDGELRQLPHLIDYFPTILTVAEMEDEENGGLEWRKFLKVYLNTHIHRDLELQVFNIEYFKSLGPLLEKYDSEVIASYIMVRFVQFMKNIGYYPTGDNSYDCINVVRYQMQYAIKLLYEDRYLGDGELEKYQSEIKKIVEAIGTKLLKKLEENPFQLNETQISALQQKILSIEINLDSMPTTVSHRSFVNDLYDHLHLTDDEDYPMAQLKVLRSFTLNETGSTPIGSSRFSINPIERYYTQSMFTDFNNVLHIESSLLQDPYFVLNSHDIFKMSFLGVNIAWHFIFEIFPPGIHFNEKGNIYDLFDNFVDSVHYNDGLECVNKSQPEYLHWTINHIIAVQLAYDTYFDSDSIFNQTQPEYTSIPLKQLFFQNSAKWFDAALEPTPDEVPEAKTLKLIFGNTKAFSDAFKCPQTEDGMNPKCKFL encoded by the exons ATGGGAGCCAGAACGTGTATTTActtcctgctgctgcttggAACCTTGAACTTGGCAGCCAGCTCAGATCTCAACGAAAGGATTCTGAAGAGTATCACTGCCTACGTCAATGCCACCGCCGATCCCTGCGATGACTTCTACCAGTATATCGGTGGAGACAATCGAAAGAGCCATAAGACACCTTACACAAATCAAATAG GTGAAATCAGTGAAAGGTATATCCAGAGATTAGTTCCGATTTTTGAGGATCTGCGTCAAAGAAAATTCATCGATCCGCTAGGCGTAGAGGAAAAGTTGTGGCGTTTCTATAAGAGTTGCGTAAGATCCATTAATGCCACGGGATCGGAACGCGCGTATCTGAACCTGGTCCCTCCGGCAAAGAAACTCCAGTGGCCCCAGTTCTACCCCAGTAGCCGCGAGTGGCCGAGTGATGACTTCAACTTCATGACCACCTTGGCTAATTTACGAAATTTCGCCTTGAACGATGTATTTTTCAACGTACACGTTATGGGAAATTATTATCATAATAACCGCGAAGTGGTGACTATTAATGCGCCAGAAATGAATGAACTTTTTCCACTTCCCAGTGAGACTTCGCTGAAGGAACTTCTTATCCGACTAGACTTTTCTCTCCTAAGAGCTACCTACCTTGCCAAATCCATCTGCCGCCTGGATGGGGAACTACGCCAGTTGCCCCACTTAATAGACTATTTCCCGACGATTCTAACTGTCGCCGAAATGGAAGATGAAGAAAATGGCGGTCTAGAGTGGAGAAAATTTCTGAAGGTCTATCTAAACACACATATTCACCGAGATCTTGAACTGCAAGTGTTTAACATTGAGTACTTCAAGAGCTTAGGTCCTCTTTTGGAAAAATACGATAGCGAAGTTATAGCCTCCTACATCATGGTTCGCTTTGTTCAGTTCATGAAAAATATCGGTTATTATCCCACCGGGGACAACTCCTACGATTGCATAAACGTCGTGAGATACCAAATGCAATATGCTATCAAGCTATTATACGAGGACCGATACTTAGGAGACGGCGAACTAGAAAAATACCAgtcagaaattaaaaaaattgttgagGCTATTGGAACCAAGCTCTTAAAAAAACTAGAGGAGAACCCCTTTCAGTTGAACGAAACGCAAATTTCCGCCCTGCAACAAAAGATCTTGTCTATAGAAATCAACCTGGACAGTATGCCAACTACTGTGAGTCACCGCAGCTTCGTCAACGATTTATACGATCATCTCCATCTTACTGATGACGAAGACTATCCCATGGCTCagttaaaagtcctaagatctTTTACGCTTAATGAAACGGGATCCACCCCTATAGGATCTTCTAGATTTTCAATCAACCCGATCGAAAGATACTACACCCAATCAATGTTTACAGATTTTAACAATGTTTTACACATCGAGTCATCACTCCTGCAAGACCCATACTTTGTGCTCAATAGCCATGATATCTTCAAAATGAGTTTTTTGGGCGTTAATATAGCATGgcatttcatttttgaaatttttccacCAGGAATACATTTTAACGAGAAGGGCAACATCTACGATTTGTTTGACAATTTTGTAGATTCTGTGCATTATAATGATGGCTTAGAGTGCGTTAATAAATCCCAGCCGGAATATCTACATTGGACCATAAATCATATCATAGCTGTACAACTCGCATATGACACCTATTTTGACTCCGATTCTATATTCAACCAGACGCAGCCTGAATATACTTCGATTCCCCTGAAGCAGCTTTTCTTCCAAAACAGCGCTAAATGGTTTGACGCAGCTCTTGAACCGACTCCCGATGAAGTACCAGAAGCTAAGACTCTGAAGCTCATTTTTGGAAATACGAAAGCCTTTTCGGACGCCTTCAAGTGTCCCCAAACGGAAGATGGTATGAATCCGAAATGTAAATTTCTTTAA